Proteins co-encoded in one Zymomonas mobilis subsp. mobilis ATCC 10988 genomic window:
- a CDS encoding TatD family hydrolase, producing the protein MLIDSHCHLNYPGMLEKQPEILQRARQSGVTGMVNVATKESEWEPIIATAEREKDVWAAIGIHPNEAAAHENMTSQRLIEAADHPRVVAIGESGLDYFYGENDFDQQKASFREHIMAARETGLPLIVHTRDAEEDTASIIEEEMAKAPFKGLIHCFTASRSLAERMLKLGFYISISGIITFKNAEDLRQTVKDLPLDHLMVETDSPFLAPVPHRGKKGEPAFVADTAHFLSRMFDMEYEAFTDMTSRNFLKLFDKVKL; encoded by the coding sequence ATGCTGATTGATAGCCATTGTCATCTTAATTATCCTGGTATGCTTGAAAAGCAGCCGGAGATTTTACAGCGCGCGCGGCAGTCGGGTGTGACCGGAATGGTCAATGTTGCGACGAAGGAATCCGAATGGGAACCGATTATCGCAACCGCTGAACGCGAAAAAGATGTCTGGGCAGCCATTGGTATTCATCCCAATGAAGCCGCTGCCCATGAAAATATGACCAGCCAAAGATTGATCGAAGCAGCAGACCATCCTCGGGTTGTTGCGATCGGTGAAAGTGGGTTGGATTATTTTTATGGCGAAAATGATTTTGACCAACAAAAAGCAAGTTTCCGTGAGCATATTATGGCTGCCCGCGAAACGGGCTTGCCGTTGATTGTCCATACAAGAGACGCAGAAGAAGACACCGCCAGCATCATCGAAGAAGAAATGGCAAAAGCGCCGTTTAAAGGGCTGATCCATTGCTTTACAGCAAGTCGTTCTTTGGCTGAAAGGATGCTGAAACTGGGATTTTATATTTCTATTTCGGGTATCATTACCTTTAAAAATGCCGAAGATTTGCGCCAAACGGTGAAAGATTTGCCTTTGGATCACTTGATGGTTGAAACGGATTCGCCATTTCTGGCTCCGGTACCGCATCGTGGCAAAAAAGGAGAGCCCGCCTTTGTCGCAGATACGGCGCATTTCCTTAGTCGTATGTTTGACATGGAGTATGAGGCCTTCACAGATATGACGAGCCGTAACTTCCTGAAATTATTTGATAAGGTGAAATTATGA
- a CDS encoding D-alanyl-D-alanine carboxypeptidase family protein, translating into MPYYIGDSMKPVLFFSASAALCFTAAASYAAAPPFETIAPIAYMKDLSSGAVLYAKDADRRMPPASMAKMMTVYVAFDLIKKGQLKLDQPITVQPETWKKWHGPSAGSTMFLSPNEQVSAANLLHGIVTLSGNDACVVLSEGIAGTEQAFVALMNEKAQKIGLTNSHFGTANGWPDGGATYVTAHDLETLAEATIRDFPDLYRQFYGQREFTWGKTMGSGKDITQSNRDPLLGVIDGADGLKTGHTDEAGYGFTGSAEQRGRRLVMVMAGLPSNAARREQSIAFMNWGFRAWKSKPVVRKGVRVQTAEVQGGSSSTVGLVAPRDLAVTLPITASDQMKVKVVYQGPIKAPIAQGQHIADLVVLTSDTPPQVTPLVAEKTVEKAGFFGRIGEGIRWILGRL; encoded by the coding sequence ATGCCTTACTATATCGGTGATTCAATGAAGCCAGTTCTATTCTTTTCTGCCTCTGCTGCCCTCTGCTTTACGGCGGCGGCCAGCTATGCGGCTGCTCCACCTTTTGAGACAATTGCCCCTATCGCCTATATGAAAGACCTTTCTTCAGGCGCGGTGCTTTATGCAAAAGATGCTGACCGTCGAATGCCACCCGCATCTATGGCCAAGATGATGACTGTCTATGTTGCCTTTGATCTTATCAAAAAAGGGCAGCTTAAACTGGATCAGCCGATCACGGTTCAGCCGGAAACATGGAAAAAATGGCATGGCCCTTCGGCAGGTTCAACGATGTTCCTGTCACCGAATGAACAGGTAAGTGCAGCCAATCTTTTGCATGGTATTGTTACATTATCCGGTAATGATGCCTGTGTTGTTTTATCCGAAGGTATTGCGGGAACAGAACAAGCCTTTGTTGCTTTGATGAATGAAAAAGCACAAAAAATTGGTCTCACTAATTCTCATTTTGGCACAGCCAATGGTTGGCCGGACGGCGGCGCAACCTATGTTACGGCTCATGATCTTGAGACATTGGCCGAAGCCACTATTCGTGATTTTCCTGATCTTTATCGCCAATTCTATGGTCAACGTGAATTTACATGGGGTAAAACCATGGGATCGGGGAAAGATATCACCCAATCCAATCGCGATCCGTTATTGGGCGTTATTGACGGTGCTGATGGTTTGAAAACTGGACATACCGATGAAGCCGGATATGGCTTTACCGGATCCGCTGAACAACGGGGACGGCGGCTGGTTATGGTTATGGCGGGTTTGCCTTCCAATGCAGCCCGTCGGGAACAGTCAATTGCCTTTATGAATTGGGGCTTTAGAGCTTGGAAATCCAAGCCTGTTGTCAGAAAAGGTGTTCGTGTCCAGACAGCCGAAGTGCAGGGCGGTAGTTCTTCTACTGTCGGTTTGGTTGCACCACGGGATTTGGCAGTGACCTTGCCGATTACGGCTTCTGACCAAATGAAGGTCAAAGTCGTTTATCAAGGCCCTATCAAGGCACCGATTGCCCAAGGTCAGCATATTGCCGATCTGGTTGTCTTAACATCTGACACACCGCCACAGGTTACACCTTTGGTGGCTGAAAAAACCGTAGAAAAAGCCGGATTTTTTGGCCGTATTGGTGAAGGTATAAGGTGGATTCTGGGGCGATTGTGA
- the metG gene encoding methionine--tRNA ligase: MSQSFYITTAISYPNGKPHIGHAYEAIASDALARYHRLAGDDVYFQTGTDEHGLKMAQTARNRDIEPIALADEMSSHFKTMDDVYNISYDRFIRTTEAEHYKASQALWKTLADAGHIYLGRYEGWYSIRDEAFYKEEELVTDSKGEKLSPQGTPVEWNVEESWFFRLSAFQDKLLAYYEAHPDFIQPEARRNEVISFVKSGLADLSISRTSFDWGIPVPDSPGHVMYVWIDALTNYLTGAGYPDNKERFDRYWPADIHVIGKDIIRFHAVYWPAFLMAADIALPKKVFGHGFLLNRGEKMSKSVGNVVDPIDMAKLYGVDQIRYFLLREVTFGQDGSYSHEAIVNRINADLANDFGNLAQRSLSIITKNGAKVPSPEDTRAEDQALMEKIAGIPHQVATAMNNVAPNQALDAIWRGVGEANLYISEQAPWTVRKTDPVRADTILYWTIEAVRQLAILCRWAMPASCDALLDLLGQGADQRDFRALSAPLVPGLPLPKPVGVFPRFVENDKNNSEKAAKDKA, encoded by the coding sequence ATGTCTCAATCTTTTTATATTACGACGGCTATCAGTTATCCTAACGGCAAGCCACATATTGGCCATGCCTATGAAGCTATCGCATCGGATGCGCTTGCCCGTTATCATCGTTTGGCAGGGGATGATGTCTATTTCCAGACCGGAACCGATGAACACGGTCTCAAAATGGCACAGACAGCTCGTAATCGTGATATAGAACCGATCGCCTTGGCAGATGAAATGTCTTCCCATTTCAAGACAATGGATGATGTTTACAATATCTCCTATGACCGCTTTATTCGCACTACCGAAGCGGAACATTACAAAGCCAGTCAGGCATTATGGAAGACCTTGGCTGATGCGGGTCATATCTATTTGGGACGCTATGAAGGCTGGTATTCTATCCGTGACGAGGCTTTTTATAAAGAAGAAGAGCTTGTAACCGATTCCAAGGGCGAAAAACTGTCACCGCAAGGGACGCCTGTTGAATGGAATGTCGAAGAAAGCTGGTTTTTCAGACTGTCCGCTTTTCAGGACAAATTATTGGCCTATTACGAAGCCCATCCTGATTTTATCCAGCCGGAAGCCCGTCGGAATGAAGTAATCAGTTTCGTTAAATCCGGTTTAGCCGATCTTTCCATCTCCAGAACCAGCTTTGATTGGGGTATTCCTGTTCCGGATTCTCCCGGACATGTCATGTATGTCTGGATTGATGCTTTAACCAACTATCTGACGGGTGCTGGTTATCCTGATAACAAAGAACGTTTTGATCGTTACTGGCCAGCCGATATCCATGTTATTGGTAAGGATATTATCCGTTTTCACGCGGTTTATTGGCCAGCTTTCCTGATGGCGGCCGATATTGCTTTACCGAAAAAAGTGTTTGGACATGGTTTCCTCCTGAATAGAGGGGAAAAAATGTCGAAATCGGTCGGCAATGTGGTCGATCCTATCGACATGGCAAAGCTTTATGGTGTTGATCAAATTCGCTATTTTCTGCTGCGGGAAGTAACCTTTGGTCAGGATGGCAGCTATAGTCATGAAGCCATTGTAAACCGAATTAATGCCGATCTAGCGAATGATTTCGGTAATTTGGCACAGCGTTCTTTATCCATCATTACCAAAAATGGCGCAAAAGTGCCAAGCCCAGAAGATACGCGCGCTGAAGATCAGGCTTTAATGGAAAAGATTGCGGGTATTCCGCATCAGGTCGCAACGGCCATGAATAATGTTGCCCCCAATCAGGCTTTGGATGCAATTTGGCGCGGAGTTGGTGAAGCCAATCTTTATATTTCGGAACAGGCACCTTGGACGGTCAGAAAAACAGACCCAGTCCGTGCCGATACTATTCTATATTGGACAATTGAAGCGGTACGGCAGCTGGCTATTTTATGCCGTTGGGCTATGCCTGCCAGCTGTGATGCCTTGCTTGATTTATTAGGGCAGGGGGCTGATCAGCGTGATTTCCGTGCTTTATCTGCGCCATTAGTTCCGGGGTTACCGCTCCCGAAACCGGTCGGTGTATTCCCACGTTTTGTTGAGAATGACAAAAATAATTCGGAAAAAGCAGCCAAGGATAAAGCCTGA
- a CDS encoding septal ring lytic transglycosylase RlpA family protein, whose product MQSQTKFRFSFRPWTVLLPLFVAACAGPQTHHYSHNHAPRSPATSRPYTVGGVTYVPKDDPSYNEVGYASWYGDDFAGHPTAIGEKFSPNAISAAHKTLPLPCYVEVTNLETGRRLVVRVNDRGPFVQGRIIDLSRGAARALGIEKKGTAKVRVKRL is encoded by the coding sequence ATGCAATCACAGACTAAATTTCGTTTTTCTTTCCGACCGTGGACGGTTCTTTTACCTTTGTTTGTAGCGGCTTGTGCAGGCCCTCAAACACATCACTATAGTCATAATCACGCGCCCCGTAGTCCGGCAACCAGTCGGCCTTATACGGTCGGCGGCGTGACTTATGTCCCCAAGGATGATCCTTCTTATAACGAAGTGGGTTATGCCTCGTGGTATGGAGATGATTTTGCTGGACATCCAACGGCTATCGGAGAAAAATTTTCACCTAATGCCATTAGTGCGGCACATAAAACCTTACCGCTTCCTTGTTATGTCGAGGTTACCAATCTTGAAACCGGACGCCGATTGGTTGTGCGCGTGAATGATCGAGGGCCTTTTGTGCAAGGGAGAATTATCGACCTGTCAAGGGGAGCTGCACGCGCTTTGGGCATTGAAAAGAAAGGCACCGCGAAGGTTCGCGTCAAACGTCTTTAA
- the tmk gene encoding dTMP kinase, translating to MDSGAIVTHGYFISLEGGEGVGKSTQIRLLVAALEEKLQKSVIATREPGGCSGGDAIRHLLLEGDLHRWTNATEALLFAAARAEHVARVIKPALKEGKWVVCDRFIDSSLAYQGDTGGLTQEDIRCLHRIGSQGILPDRTFLLTLPEGEGIRRAQERDKNKGNRFEQRTIDYHKKVNDSFLQLAAKEPERFRVIDASGNPEEVHRHLLDALDDLLP from the coding sequence GTGGATTCTGGGGCGATTGTGACACACGGATATTTTATCAGTCTGGAAGGCGGAGAAGGAGTCGGCAAATCGACCCAGATTCGCCTTTTGGTAGCCGCTCTCGAAGAAAAGCTTCAAAAGTCTGTTATCGCCACCAGAGAACCCGGCGGGTGTTCGGGTGGCGACGCGATCCGCCATCTTTTGCTGGAAGGCGATCTGCATCGTTGGACGAATGCAACCGAAGCGCTCTTATTCGCCGCAGCGCGAGCTGAACATGTTGCTCGTGTGATAAAACCAGCCTTAAAAGAGGGTAAATGGGTTGTTTGCGACCGATTTATTGATAGCTCTTTGGCTTATCAAGGCGATACCGGCGGCCTAACCCAAGAAGATATCCGTTGTCTTCATCGCATCGGTAGTCAAGGTATTTTACCTGATCGCACCTTCCTTTTAACCTTGCCAGAAGGCGAGGGGATACGCCGCGCACAAGAGCGTGATAAGAATAAAGGAAATCGTTTCGAACAGCGGACGATCGATTACCATAAAAAGGTAAATGATAGCTTTTTACAGTTAGCGGCGAAAGAACCGGAACGCTTTCGGGTCATTGATGCAAGCGGTAACCCTGAAGAGGTGCATCGTCATCTTCTCGATGCTTTGGATGATTTATTGCCCTGA
- a CDS encoding DNA polymerase III subunit delta': MSQLLGHDTAIKAFRHAEDSGRLHHAWLLTGAKGLGKRLFADRAAAWLLANAVNPDIRKNTASDSLDIPEGNPTLSLIKAGSHPDLLRLERLFRDSKEQERARNITVDQVRTIQKLFATTPALSFRRVVIIDSIDDLERSAANALLKNLEEPPAGTIFFLISHAAGRLLPTIRSRCRILSFHLLEDNLVAQILRHHLPDITAEELASLVKISQGAAGYGLRFAGLDMAELDNAIENIVKTGDRDFLLRSKLAQSLSLKSAQGRYEAFLERAPSRISAEARSLKGEKLAQAIHLWEKARQLGNEAVLFSLDPQATVFTLAGFLARLAPTHI, encoded by the coding sequence ATGTCTCAATTATTAGGTCACGATACGGCAATAAAGGCTTTTCGTCATGCAGAAGATAGTGGACGACTGCATCATGCTTGGCTTTTAACGGGGGCAAAGGGTCTCGGAAAACGGCTTTTTGCAGACAGGGCGGCGGCGTGGCTGTTAGCTAATGCGGTTAATCCAGATATCCGAAAGAATACAGCTTCGGATTCTTTGGATATACCGGAAGGTAACCCGACCTTGTCTTTGATAAAGGCGGGTAGTCATCCTGATTTGTTGCGACTGGAAAGACTATTTCGGGACAGCAAAGAACAGGAACGCGCTCGTAATATCACGGTTGATCAAGTCAGAACTATTCAAAAACTGTTTGCAACAACACCTGCCTTATCCTTCCGGCGTGTTGTTATTATTGATTCCATTGATGATCTCGAAAGGTCGGCGGCCAACGCCCTATTGAAAAATCTTGAAGAGCCCCCTGCCGGCACGATATTTTTTCTGATTAGCCATGCGGCAGGCCGTCTTTTGCCTACTATCCGGTCGCGATGTCGCATTTTATCCTTTCATCTATTAGAGGATAACCTTGTTGCACAGATTTTAAGACATCATCTTCCTGACATTACGGCAGAAGAATTGGCTAGTTTGGTCAAAATTAGTCAAGGGGCAGCGGGATATGGTTTAAGATTTGCCGGTCTGGATATGGCTGAACTGGATAATGCCATAGAAAATATTGTCAAAACAGGCGATAGGGATTTCCTATTGCGGAGCAAGCTGGCACAAAGTCTGTCTCTAAAGTCGGCACAAGGCCGCTACGAGGCTTTTCTGGAGCGAGCACCCTCGCGAATTTCAGCCGAAGCCCGTTCTTTGAAAGGAGAAAAACTGGCACAAGCTATTCATTTATGGGAAAAAGCCCGCCAGCTTGGCAATGAAGCTGTGTTATTTTCTCTTGATCCACAGGCAACCGTCTTCACTCTGGCCGGATTTCTTGCCAGATTAGCCCCAACACACATATAG
- a CDS encoding MBL fold metallo-hydrolase: MKLRLLGSGTSSGVPIIGNNWGTCDPNEPKNNRTRASLYLETDQTKILVDTSPDMRTQLLRADISILDAVLWTHDHADHCHGIDDLRPIFHRRGEPIPGFARPETLSGLKQRFSYVFDGYGDYRPTVEANVLPDNLTIGDVEISVTDQPHARITSAGFCFRHKNIRVGYATDFNNITDEMAKLYQGVDLWIVDTLRERPHPSHPHLAMILEWAEKLQVKKAVTCHMDNSMDYATLSQKLPHYMEVGYDGWTTEI; this comes from the coding sequence ATGAAACTCCGTCTTCTCGGTTCGGGCACATCATCTGGTGTGCCTATAATCGGGAATAACTGGGGAACATGTGACCCGAATGAGCCTAAAAATAACAGGACAAGAGCTTCTTTATATCTAGAAACGGATCAGACCAAAATTTTGGTTGATACCTCTCCCGATATGCGAACACAGCTTTTGAGAGCCGATATTTCAATTCTTGATGCGGTTTTATGGACGCATGATCATGCCGATCACTGCCATGGTATCGATGATTTGCGTCCTATCTTTCATCGGCGAGGAGAACCTATTCCGGGTTTTGCTCGGCCTGAAACCTTATCGGGTTTGAAACAGCGTTTTTCTTATGTCTTTGATGGATATGGTGATTATCGCCCGACTGTTGAAGCCAATGTCTTGCCTGATAATCTGACTATAGGTGATGTTGAAATTTCGGTAACGGATCAGCCTCATGCGAGGATAACCAGTGCCGGTTTTTGCTTTAGGCATAAAAATATCCGTGTCGGATATGCGACTGATTTCAACAACATCACGGATGAAATGGCTAAATTATATCAAGGCGTCGACCTTTGGATTGTCGATACCTTGCGGGAAAGGCCACATCCATCCCATCCTCATCTGGCCATGATTTTGGAATGGGCTGAAAAGCTACAGGTCAAAAAGGCGGTGACATGCCATATGGATAATTCGATGGATTATGCGACTTTATCGCAGAAACTGCCGCATTATATGGAAGTCGGATATGATGGCTGGACAACAGAAATCTAG
- a CDS encoding lytic murein transglycosylase, whose amino-acid sequence MRLYPLITAIFLSGMTFPALSQSSSDMPVPMQEKTAADLNNQEANRDFRNFLASIRPQALASGVNPQTFDRIASDLTPNPRVIQLDRNQPESPTANAVIPPFAPYAASHVDAVRIANGRKKYQALQNNLAEIEKETGVPAGIMLSIYGHESGYGQFSGNFDLLRSLATLAYDGRRRDLFVQEYIAALKILDSGIDRSLLKGSWAGATGSPQFLPSVYLRVAVDGDHDGKKNIWSSEIDALASIGNYLKTAGWQPNVPWGIAVKVPDSLDRNLIQSVTPSQKCPRVYARLSRWQPVSEWRKLGLVFMGSHMPSENESMALIEPDGAGATAWLVSANYRAILDYNCSNFYALSVGLLADAITD is encoded by the coding sequence ATGCGTTTATACCCCCTGATAACAGCTATTTTCTTGAGCGGGATGACGTTTCCGGCATTATCGCAATCATCATCTGATATGCCTGTGCCTATGCAGGAAAAGACAGCTGCCGATCTCAATAATCAGGAAGCCAATAGAGATTTTCGGAATTTCTTGGCTTCTATTCGGCCTCAAGCTTTGGCGAGCGGAGTCAATCCGCAAACCTTTGACCGTATTGCTTCGGATTTAACCCCCAATCCCCGCGTTATCCAACTGGATCGCAATCAACCGGAATCACCAACGGCTAATGCGGTTATACCGCCCTTTGCGCCCTATGCCGCGAGTCATGTTGATGCGGTAAGAATTGCTAATGGCCGGAAAAAATATCAGGCTTTACAAAATAACTTAGCCGAAATTGAAAAAGAAACCGGCGTTCCCGCAGGGATTATGCTGTCAATCTATGGTCATGAAAGTGGCTATGGTCAATTTTCGGGGAATTTTGATCTTTTACGGTCTCTTGCAACTCTGGCTTATGACGGGCGGCGGCGTGATCTTTTTGTTCAGGAATATATCGCAGCTCTAAAAATCCTTGATTCCGGTATCGATCGTAGCCTTTTAAAAGGAAGCTGGGCGGGTGCAACGGGATCTCCGCAATTTTTACCGAGTGTTTATTTGCGGGTTGCCGTTGATGGCGATCATGATGGTAAAAAAAATATCTGGTCGAGTGAAATTGATGCCTTAGCCTCTATTGGTAATTATCTAAAAACGGCCGGTTGGCAGCCCAATGTCCCTTGGGGGATTGCTGTGAAGGTGCCAGACAGCCTTGACCGAAACCTTATTCAATCTGTAACGCCTTCCCAAAAATGCCCTCGTGTTTATGCAAGGTTAAGTCGTTGGCAGCCAGTATCCGAATGGCGAAAGCTGGGTCTTGTTTTTATGGGAAGTCATATGCCTTCAGAAAATGAATCGATGGCTTTAATAGAACCGGACGGGGCAGGGGCAACCGCATGGCTGGTTTCTGCCAATTATCGCGCTATTCTGGATTATAACTGTTCCAATTTTTATGCTTTATCTGTGGGGTTACTGGCTGATGCAATCACAGACTAA
- a CDS encoding glycosyl hydrolase family 8, which yields MTYSRRFILSTLVSVPLLVACRKGKAAEADNWTLFKSRFFKDGRISDSGNGNISHSEGQGYGMIQAEAAHDKATFDALWQWTKTHLMRPDMALFAWRFDPSQSNPVSDQNNATDGDILIAWALLRAEKRWPKNGYGQDSEAIRKSIGKKLVLSGGGETILLPGLQGFTGTDYVILNFSYYIWPALKAFNEADNGAWHNVIESGKKLLAKAKFGLPQLPTDWVAFKNNGNLEPAADKQPYFGFDAVRIPLYLIWGGEDALAAPFAIYWNSYLSHNQPVPAWVDVNSQAIAPYPLSKGGMAILDLAMNKPITAKIADQDDYYSSALLALSEIAAKERPHNR from the coding sequence ATGACCTATAGTCGTCGTTTTATCCTTTCCACTTTGGTAAGCGTCCCTTTGCTGGTAGCCTGTCGGAAGGGTAAAGCGGCCGAAGCTGATAATTGGACATTATTCAAGAGTCGCTTTTTTAAAGATGGCCGGATTTCAGATAGCGGTAATGGAAATATCAGTCATAGCGAAGGACAGGGCTATGGCATGATACAAGCAGAAGCTGCCCATGATAAAGCGACCTTTGATGCTTTGTGGCAGTGGACAAAAACGCATCTCATGCGGCCTGATATGGCACTTTTTGCATGGCGCTTTGATCCGTCCCAATCTAATCCGGTATCAGACCAGAATAATGCGACGGATGGCGATATTCTGATCGCATGGGCTTTATTGCGTGCAGAAAAGCGTTGGCCAAAGAACGGTTACGGGCAGGATTCCGAAGCAATTAGAAAATCTATCGGTAAGAAGCTGGTTCTTTCTGGTGGTGGTGAAACCATTCTGCTTCCCGGCTTACAGGGTTTTACCGGCACTGATTATGTTATTCTGAATTTCTCTTATTATATATGGCCTGCGTTAAAAGCCTTTAATGAGGCTGATAACGGGGCTTGGCATAATGTTATTGAAAGCGGGAAAAAATTATTGGCAAAGGCTAAATTCGGTTTGCCACAGTTGCCCACTGATTGGGTCGCTTTCAAAAATAACGGCAATCTTGAACCCGCCGCCGACAAGCAACCTTATTTCGGTTTTGATGCCGTTAGAATCCCGCTCTATCTGATTTGGGGGGGAGAAGATGCCTTGGCAGCTCCCTTTGCTATTTATTGGAATAGCTATCTTTCCCATAATCAGCCCGTTCCGGCATGGGTCGATGTGAATAGCCAAGCTATTGCGCCTTATCCTTTATCAAAAGGAGGTATGGCTATTCTTGATCTGGCAATGAATAAACCCATTACCGCGAAAATTGCCGATCAGGATGATTATTATTCTTCAGCTTTATTGGCTCTTTCCGAAATTGCTGCGAAAGAAAGACCGCATAACCGCTAA
- the mazG gene encoding nucleoside triphosphate pyrophosphohydrolase, which yields MDKDASKSEKSDFSSIDTLRQIMARLRDPVKGCEWDAAQNFLSIAPYAIEEAYEVVDAIEQQDMHELKNELGDLLLQVVFHSQMAAEKDLFTFDDVVTAICEKMIRRHPHVFQDHDTDIDPTRIKDNWEKIKAKERSEKKSSDSGALVGIAKALPALTRAKKIQERAARTGFDWSDTAGPRAKIDEELAEVDNATDRENLIEEIGDVLFTVTTFARHHGIDAEQALKKSNEKFENRFKIMEEIAGGDITPLPLSEKENLWIAAINYEKSNKNK from the coding sequence ATGGATAAAGACGCTTCAAAATCAGAAAAATCTGATTTTTCTTCCATTGATACGCTGCGTCAAATTATGGCGCGCTTACGTGATCCGGTTAAAGGTTGTGAATGGGATGCTGCGCAAAATTTTCTAAGCATTGCCCCTTATGCCATTGAAGAAGCCTACGAAGTTGTTGATGCGATCGAACAACAAGATATGCATGAGCTCAAAAACGAATTGGGCGATTTGCTTCTTCAGGTCGTTTTTCATTCTCAGATGGCCGCAGAAAAAGATCTGTTCACTTTTGATGATGTCGTCACCGCTATCTGTGAAAAAATGATCCGCCGTCATCCGCATGTTTTCCAAGATCATGATACGGATATCGATCCGACCCGTATCAAGGATAATTGGGAAAAGATTAAGGCTAAAGAACGCTCGGAAAAGAAATCTAGTGATTCTGGTGCCTTAGTGGGTATTGCTAAGGCTTTACCGGCTTTGACGCGTGCAAAAAAAATACAAGAACGTGCTGCTAGAACCGGTTTTGATTGGTCAGATACGGCAGGCCCAAGAGCAAAAATTGATGAAGAATTAGCCGAAGTTGATAATGCTACCGATCGTGAAAATCTGATTGAGGAAATCGGTGATGTTCTCTTTACGGTTACGACTTTTGCAAGACATCATGGTATCGACGCCGAACAAGCCCTTAAAAAATCGAATGAAAAATTCGAAAATCGCTTTAAAATAATGGAAGAAATTGCCGGTGGCGATATCACGCCCCTACCCTTATCCGAAAAAGAAAATTTATGGATTGCAGCAATAAATTACGAAAAATCTAATAAAAACAAATAG